The Clostridioides sp. ES-S-0010-02 genome window below encodes:
- a CDS encoding transketolase, whose product MRDHKGLNEIARIIRRDIVSMIHRAKSGHPGGSLSVVEILTALYFDEMNVDSSNPKMEDRDRFVLSKGHAAPALYATLAEKGYFDKEELNGLRKIGRMLQGHPDMKGTPGVEISTGSLGQGFSAACGMAMASKLDNAPWNVYTLLGDGEVQEGIVWEAAMSAAHYKLDNLIAFLDNNGLQIDGNIESVMNLGSIVDKFKAFGWNVIEIDGHDFDQIFAALDIAKSTVKKPTMIVAKTIKGKGISFMENQAGWHGTAPNDAELEQALLELGGADNE is encoded by the coding sequence ATGAGAGACCATAAAGGATTAAATGAGATTGCGCGTATCATAAGAAGAGATATAGTTTCTATGATACATAGAGCCAAATCTGGACATCCAGGAGGGTCATTATCAGTAGTTGAAATACTTACTGCGTTATACTTTGATGAAATGAATGTGGATTCTTCAAATCCTAAAATGGAGGATAGAGATAGATTTGTATTATCAAAAGGACATGCTGCACCAGCATTATATGCAACATTGGCTGAAAAAGGTTATTTTGATAAGGAAGAATTAAATGGGCTGAGGAAAATAGGAAGAATGTTACAAGGCCATCCAGATATGAAAGGAACACCTGGTGTGGAGATATCTACAGGTTCCTTAGGTCAAGGTTTCTCGGCTGCATGTGGGATGGCTATGGCATCAAAATTAGATAATGCACCATGGAATGTGTACACTTTACTTGGTGATGGAGAAGTTCAAGAAGGTATTGTTTGGGAAGCTGCTATGAGTGCAGCACATTATAAACTTGATAATTTAATTGCTTTTTTAGACAATAATGGACTTCAGATAGATGGAAACATAGAAAGTGTAATGAACTTAGGTTCAATAGTTGATAAATTTAAGGCTTTTGGATGGAATGTAATTGAAATAGATGGTCATGATTTTGACCAAATATTTGCTGCTCTTGATATAGCTAAATCAACAGTTAAAAAGCCTACAATGATAGTTGCAAAGACTATAAAAGGTAAAGGAATATCTTTTATGGAAAATCAAGCAGGATGGCATGGGACAGCTCCAAATGATGCAGAACTAGAACAAGCCTTACTTGAATTAGGAGGTGCTGACAATGAATAA
- a CDS encoding transketolase family protein, producing MNKMATREAYGKALVKLGQINDNVVVLDADLSKSTKTHDFYEAFPDRFFNMGIAEQNLIGAACGLSTAGKIPFASTFAMFATGRAFEIIRNSVCYPKLNVKICATHAGLTVGEDGASHESVEDIAIMRAIPNMTVLVPADGVETEKMIFEIAKYNGPVYVRLGRSSVPVLFDEDYHFEIGKGVVLRDGNDVTIIACGIMVNDAILAQEKLQEEGISARVINMSTIKPIDKDLILKSAKETNAIVTVEEHSIIGGLGSAVSETVGESYPTIVKKVGIKDSFGESGAPNELLKKYELTCDDIVKAVKEAILAKRM from the coding sequence ATGAATAAAATGGCAACAAGAGAAGCATATGGTAAAGCCTTGGTAAAATTAGGACAAATAAATGACAATGTTGTAGTATTAGATGCAGATTTATCAAAGTCTACAAAGACACATGATTTTTATGAAGCATTTCCAGATAGATTTTTTAATATGGGTATAGCCGAACAAAATCTAATAGGTGCTGCTTGTGGGTTATCAACTGCTGGAAAAATACCTTTTGCTAGTACTTTTGCTATGTTTGCTACAGGAAGAGCATTTGAGATTATAAGAAATTCAGTTTGTTATCCAAAATTAAATGTAAAAATTTGTGCTACTCATGCAGGACTTACTGTTGGAGAAGATGGAGCATCTCATGAAAGTGTAGAGGATATTGCAATAATGAGAGCTATACCAAATATGACAGTTCTTGTTCCAGCTGATGGAGTAGAGACGGAGAAGATGATTTTTGAAATAGCTAAATACAATGGACCTGTTTATGTTAGACTAGGAAGAAGTTCAGTTCCAGTTTTATTTGATGAGGATTATCACTTTGAAATAGGAAAAGGTGTAGTACTAAGAGATGGCAATGATGTCACGATTATAGCTTGTGGGATTATGGTGAATGATGCTATATTAGCACAAGAAAAATTGCAAGAAGAAGGTATTAGTGCTAGAGTCATAAATATGTCCACAATAAAACCTATAGATAAGGATTTAATATTAAAATCAGCAAAAGAAACTAATGCCATTGTAACTGTAGAAGAACATAGTATAATTGGAGGATTAGGTTCTGCTGTAAGTGAGACAGTTGGAGAATCTTATCCAACTATTGTAAAAAAAGTTGGGATTAAGGATTCTTTTGGAGAATCTGGTGCTCCAAACGAATTGTTAAAAAAATATGAATTAACTTGTGATGACATAGTAAAAGCTGTAAAAGAAGCTATTCTTGCAAAAAGAATGTAA